tttgtgagaattaatataggatttgattgatgtgacagattaaacaaaattatttccaaatccatccaaatccattcaaataaacaaaaaaaaaaattattttcaaatcctctcaaattcattcaatcactctcccccaaattcattcaagtgaacaaaacctAAAAGAAGTTAGGCAGCCTTAAAAGTTTGTCGAACAATTTTTAGAGAACTTAAAAGTGGATTTAACGTCAAAAAATTGGGTCAAATGAACCTTAAAGGGAAACAAAAAAGAAGACTGAAAACAAgctaagtaaaataatattttaaattttttacaccAAGTTGGTTTTGGACTAATAGCTGATGTTTAGATTGCATGCATTGTGTTTCTTTTTAGGTTCACCTCTCCAAGTTAATCCTTTCACTAATAAAATCTGAGGCTAAATTTCATGTTCCTTAGTCTGGACACAGTTATACTCTACCATGAAATGTGCTTAGCACTGTTATAATCTTTTAGATTCTCCAGAACTGCACTGCATGATGTATGATAAATATCTAGAATCAGAGCAGCGGGCACTGTAATTCATCATTCTGCTTGTATTAAGAACATACAAATTAGCACTTGGAAACTTTGATGCAAGTTGAAGGCAACGGATTAGCTTCCTTTGTTTGAATATTGTTGACTAAATTATTTCTTTGAAACTCTTCCTGTTGTGCTTGGTTTTATTCCACATGTTTATGTGGCCAGGTCCAAGgctagaaataagagagttgtgTCAGACAGTAGAAGGTAGAATTTCGAATGTATTAATTTGTGATAAACTTCTCATGTTCCTTGTCATATTGCAGGCGTATCTCAGTGCAATTGTTATCTACCTTTATGCTGATGACTTTAAGCAAGCTGAGAAGTGCTATAATGACTGTTCTCAGTAAGTTTCTGACTCCTTGTAATTCTGCTAAGTGGCTGCAAACTCAAACAGTGTGATATGGATCATTATAGCTTTGAATTTGTCATCATTGTTTTTGTTGGTGTCCCtgctattgtttttttttttttctttttatttccaCTAAGTTTTTCTAGTTCCTAGCATAACTCACACGGTAAAGTTTCTGCTTTTAAAAAATGGAGACCTTTTTGTTATTATCCTGAGCTATtttgaaaatgattaaattgatgACTAAAGGGCATAATAAATGTTTGTGGTGTCTCTAGGGTTGATGCTTTTCTCAGAAGTGACCAGAATCGTTGTGCTAGCAAGCTACTTGCTGCCTACACAGATGGGGATGTTGAAGAAATCAAACGTATTGCTCAGTCGAGTGGTATTTCACATCTTGACCATGTGGTAAGTGATTTAGTACATGAGTTCTTATGGAACAAGAGTTAAGTGAATGTAAAACATAATGAATACAATCTAGCCGTAGAAACTTGAGGGCTTGTTGTCTTGATGCTAGGTTTTCCTTTTATTGAAtccataaattaaataaatcccAGATTTAAtccagtttttttattttccggTTGGTTTCAAGGGTTACCTGCTATAGTAACTTGATGATCTTGTTGCCCCGTACATTACTTTGCTTAAAATCTCTTAACCCTTGAATGTATAATTCGTGGTAACAGTATGTCGTTAGACTTGTTTGATAGCATAACCAAATTACCAGATCCAAAGTAAATTGTAAAAGGGGGAAAGACAACTAGTTTTATATCAACCAGGTTACCAGAGCCAAAGTAAATGTATGGGGGAAACAGCTGATACCTGTTGTCTACTCTCGCAATTCTGAGGAATACGGCCGTCCTATGTTCCAAGGTGCCTCGGTTCTTGACATACAACCTGAGTCTCCTCAGTTTATTTATTGTACGTCCTGaacattgtttctttcttcACTCTATCTGTATCCTCCTATAGCCCATGGAGCACAATGCATCTGTAAACTACTTTGATGATGACTCAGTTCAACATTTCTTCTCGTACTGGTTCACACAATCTGTCAGTTCAGTGGCCATCTTCATAACAAGAAAACATTACTTTTCATGAAGCTTCTCATGGTTTCAGCTGTTGTTGTTTCTTTCTATGCTTTCACCTGTCCTCTTTTTTAACCTGCCCCTTGTTTGACATCCTATTTTTGCCATTATCAACTGCTTGCAAATTTTATGCGACATACACAATCTTTAACCAGTAGCTACTGATGctattacttttattgatgGAGTTTATGTATGTGGACTTAACTTTTCATGACACTTTGGAGTGCATTGTCTGCAGATCATTAGGCTTGCGAGGAAACTTCCAACAGGTGACGTGAATGCATTAAAGGCTAAGAATGCTGCTGAAGAAGATGACCTCGATGAAGACGATCTGACTTAAACTCTGGTTGTGTTCTTATATGTGTTTATTTATAGGAGTGTTGATGAACCTATTTCAATTTGACGAGTAAATTGAATTGATCAGTATATATTggtttttgtataaaaatattttgttttcttgcgTGTAATGCAGTGCAGGTAATAAGAGGAgagctattttttttttcacatgcttttttatttatacgTGTGATGTTAATACTTCAAATTAGACATCTGACCACTCAATGTCACTTTAATAGATTTAATCTGATAGAAAgattaaatcatttaattacaatactaagatgaatttataaattgaaactTTAAATCTCATATTTTATTAGAGAAAGTAATTGATGTGAATTCAATCAATGATGAGATGTGTCACCTTTCTTACAGAGTTTTTAAGTGATTAGTTTGTTTAAATAACAATTCAATCCTTTGCAAAATTGATTGACCAAATTATGTTTTGGgttattcaattaataaaatttagtttgtttttGTTCTAAGTTTTAATAAGGTATAATTGGTAACTATTAGTCTTTTTTGGAAGACAAAACAATGTATAGCTGAACGTGTTTAGCTAAATAATATATGGAAGAATACAATATGTTGGATTAACCTAATTCAAGCTTTTCTTAACGCcttgatttgatgaattatgtgAGTATGGTTATTTAAGTTGAAAGCTAATTCAACCTTGTCATATTTCAATAGGTTAAGCGAGTTTACCCATGACTTCAACCCATCTTTACATTTCTACCAATTCTTAATCGACAAATAAAGTTATAACTTCCTGAAATGAAGTtaacacattaaaaattaacattctATTTATGTAATgcatgtgttatttttttataacaaaaataataaaattataattataaaaataaatataaataatttttacaatttaattatagataatttttatttattctgtaaataatttttatttatttaatagatgatttttatatatttaatttttaaaaatagttaaattaaaaaaaaaacagttaaatttaaaaagtcagctgaatttaaataaaaagaacaaaaaggaAGTGAACATAAAAAAGAGTATATAAAAAATCGTTCTTTATATAAGTGTAGGTATATAGAAAGtagttaaaaaaactaaataccAAAATGAACTCAATCCATCccttagaaaataaaagaaaagacacTCGAGTACGTtcattgaaatataattatataagtgATAAAAACAGATACagtagagaaaaataagaaagaaaaaggtagaTAAAGTTTTTTAggcatttattattatttttcaattagaaTGATTATTTCACTTCCTTAACTTACATTTGATTTTACCATAAGTTTATATTATAAGGAAAATTGCTAAGATggatagaaaaaataaagaagtatCTAAGAAGTTGCATTTAATTCTTGCTAAAAGTATTAACTATTTGTGGGAAAAAATAGAATGAAATACATACAGAAATTGAGTGCTCCATTTTTGTTAAGGGAACTAAACAGagatttattgataaatatgattaaatggttaaTGAAAAACCcttattctttcttcttttccaagAAACACCATCTTCCTCACAATCATGCAAAAgctcatcttcttcatcctcattcTAATAATGGTGGACCCCACATCTTCAACACCCTCTCCACCAACACAACAAATCAACAACATTCTCGATGCGCTTATAGGTGCAACCGACTTCAGCGCCTGGGTCTCCATCCTCTCCTCCGCCAACGGCACCCTCCTTCCGCTCAGCGCCACCCTCTTCATCCCACGCGACGCCGCCCTCGACAGTCCTCCGCCGGATCCCCTCCTACTCCCCTATCACGTCGTCCCCCAGCGCCTCCCCTTTTCCGACCTCCTCCTCCTGCCCCGCCGCGCCCGCCTCCCTACCCTCCTCGCCGCCAAAACCATCTCCGTCACCGACAACTCCCCCGCCAACTTCTCCCTCGACCACACTCCCCTCACCCACCCCGACCTCTTCTCCACCCCTTCCCTCGCCGTCCACGGCGTCCAGTCCTTCCTCGACTACTCTCTCTTCGGCGACGGCCTCCCGCCCTCGCCTCCTCCCCCCGCTGGCCACTCCGTCGACTCCTTCTGGAACTCAGGCGCGTCCTCCTCCGGCTCCCGCCTCAACGGCGTCGTTATGCTACCCCTCTTCTCCTTCGTTCTTCCACTGCTACTATGCCAAGGTTTTTCAATCTATCGATTTCAAGAATATTCAAGAAATTGAGTGAGCTTTCGAAAACTATGATAACATCTTACGCCAAACGGTTAGTTTCTTCGATTTCTACTTCTCTGATGAACAACATTTCTTACTAATTTCAAGAAACTTTCTTACGTTTTTTCAGATTTCCATTACAAATTACGTCTTCGTTTCTTTAGTTCTGCATgcactacttttttttttgtgggtCCCACTTCCCTTGTTCTCTCGTACTTTTAGCATTCAAAATTGAAACTAAGGATTGTTAAGtaatttactttttcaatttttttaatttaataataaattatttcaatttatctAAATAAGACCGCTATTAGTTTCTttagcataaaaataaattttcgaCAAAAGATTGATGACGAAGCTTTTATTGATCTTTATCATGTGTAATAGTAaatgagatatatatatatatatatatatatatatatatatattttaattacgaAAATGAGATAGTTTGTAATTTTCGAATTTTTCATAATTACGtttttttcatcattagttaAATGTGTTATACTCAAATACTTACTAAGTTACgctgataaattattttttttacaaaaaataaaaaaaatagttaatctATAATAAATGAGATAAATTacagaatttattttttagcaGCACAAACATAAGTTTTTAACtatgttttcttaaataaataagtcAACTTCTaacaacaaattattttttttcacaattcaAGTCTAACATAAAAAATTCGACTTGATTCAATTATCGAATGGAGAGGGTGCTCACCTTATTAATTGATATCTTTTACAAGCTACtttcaattcatattttaaaataataactttattatttttgaattttaagatGTTTTCTCTATTGTATTTACTACCttgtaaatatttaacttatttaaattttaatacactTGATAAATAAAGGCAATGAAttctgattttaatattttcgtatttttttcttaatttttgctTTTGATAATATGTAAAACATTTTGGATAATTAATCAATCCGATGTCACTGTTGATCTATAagataaaactttatatatatatatatatatatatatatatatatatatatatatatatatatatatatatataatccacAATTTGTTTTCCTTCCAAATAGCTATTTATTTTCTTCGATAACATTTAAATTGTTCTTTAAAGCTATGTTATCTAACAATTTCAcacattatataaattttttctaaatttactAAGAAAATATGAGATGTCTTTAGACCATCCAAACCAAAATCTAAgcataataaaattttacttaaaaccacacattaatattaaaaatatataattatccAAGCACTTAGATTTAAAACTCTCAATGAATTCTTTAAAGAATGTTGTGTAATGTGTTTGTAGACAATCCAATCactaatatttatttagtatttgaTACATGTTTAATAAAGTGAATCCAATGTTTCCATATTCGTGTTTAGTTGGACATAATCTCAATTATAATCCTTATCTCGATTGCATATTATTCTGCCAATCccatttaattaattgaaaaacttagaataaaagagaaagtGGACCTAAATTAGTTTTGAATACAATACGACAATATagttcaaatttaatatttcaaaatttatatttatttaatcttttaatttcttctGTGTCAGTCGGATGCAAATTTATATCCAGATATGTGTAATATAGTAAGAAATTGAATTTATGTGATATTGTTGTAGTTTTTCTTACTAT
This Vigna angularis cultivar LongXiaoDou No.4 chromosome 4, ASM1680809v1, whole genome shotgun sequence DNA region includes the following protein-coding sequences:
- the LOC108319451 gene encoding FAS1 domain-containing protein SELMODRAFT_448915 codes for the protein MVDPTSSTPSPPTQQINNILDALIGATDFSAWVSILSSANGTLLPLSATLFIPRDAALDSPPPDPLLLPYHVVPQRLPFSDLLLLPRRARLPTLLAAKTISVTDNSPANFSLDHTPLTHPDLFSTPSLAVHGVQSFLDYSLFGDGLPPSPPPPAGHSVDSFWNSGASSSGSRLNGVVMLPLFSFVLPLLLCQGFSIYRFQEYSRN